The following DNA comes from Eubalaena glacialis isolate mEubGla1 chromosome 1, mEubGla1.1.hap2.+ XY, whole genome shotgun sequence.
CATTTGCCTATGCCAGGAGAAGTGGAACCCAACCCAATCATGGAAAGGGTTctagaaagcaaggcagaagacTTGGTTCTAGTTCTGGCTGAGATTCACCATCTAGGAGCAAGTGTTTAGTGGGAATGGTGGTGAGATTTTGGGAGAAAATAAAGGATTTGTTGGGTGTAGGCAATGGTTATGTGCTTGACGTATAACCATAGCACCTCTGAGGCCCCCTACATCACACGTGACAGAACTCTTAGGGCCTGGAACTGAGACTACCCATGTCAACATGACTTGCTTGTTTGTTCCAGGAACCCTTCCCTCAGGAACGATAAGATTGTAAACCAATAATAACTGCACAGTTTGCCTCAGGAAATTCCTGCAGATCAGTTTATCCAAAGCAACAGGTAAACAGCCGGCTATTCAAACAACAGTTAGTTAGTCAAGACTTGCTTCAAGCCCCTCGCCCTGCTGTTTCCACTGATCCTATGATGCTACGAAATCTGCCCCATCTCAGTCAGCTCCACCTTGAAAGACCTGCTGTAAGTCACTTGAGACCAGATCCTAAAACCCTATAAATGTCCATTCTGACTTTCTCTTCTGAGAAATTAAGATTTTGTCAAGACGGCATTCTCCCTTACTGCACCAAGTTCTGATAAGTTTAGCTTTGCTGTTATCAACAAGTGGTCTGGTGACCTTTTGTGGACTTCCAGGCCCATTTTAttgatgtggaaactgagattcagagagagtgagtaaaTGCATTCAAGTCACACAGGCAGTAATGTAGACTAGTGGTAGGCCAGAATCTGGCAGAACCAGATTCAAATCTGGATGTCTGCTCTCAAGACCAGGTTACCATGAAAGCCTTCACTTCTTAGCTGTAAGATGAAAGAATTGCGTTGGCTCATGAAGACTGAGATTCTCCCTTGCTTGCTTTCAACTTTGATAAAAACAAATTGAACTATTTTCAAAGCTAGAAtaaattttctccccttctgtcttttgttgaaatattttctccaatttttgtCTTACATGTTTTtgtctacagaaataaaaatgcaagccTAGTAGAAAAGGACCCTATCACATttcttttaattgtggtaaaaaacaaataccgtaaaattcaccattttaaccatttgaaagctcacaattcagtggcatttagtacatgtAAAAAGGGGCAATCATCATTCCTCtccaattccagaacattttcatcacccaaaggGAATGGTGCACCCATTAAACATTCTCCATGACCCCCTACCCCGGCCTCTGGTGACCATTTATCCACATGCTGTCTTTATAGAttggcctattctggacatttcatataaatggaataatgtaaCATATGGCTTTTGTGTCTGAttctcacttagcataaagctTTCAAGATCCCATCAgattttgtcttttgtaatattcATGGTATATCTTTGACACTGAATGGTAGCAAAGGAACAAGCCAAACACATGAATTATCATGACTGAGAGTTTTTCTCCTACAGGGAGAGGCAAAGAAGTGGTCCTCAAGGGCAACAATGGGAAGGGAAACCGTTCACATCCCTTGCCCACTTGACCTAAGGATTGCTCTCCATCACTTTCCCTGGGCCCTGGGCTGAGCCTGATGATGAGACTACATGCAGGAAGGGCAAGGAGTCCATCATCTGACTTGGCCGTGATTTTGTTGACCTGCCTGGTCTTTTCCTTGCATAGTCCTTGTATGGACATGAGGACAGTGCAGCAAGCTATTGGAAGATGCCTAGTAACAGGGTGAGATTTCAGCTGGGCTCCAGCTTGCCCTTAGGACAGTTTATGTTCAATTTCACCAGACTAACTGGAAAGAGGTTGCAGGACAGTTTTTCTGTCCATGCCTAGCAGGAACCATTGCTCTCTGAATTTCTTACACAAAGAGAAATCAGTCTTTTTTATGTGATTGTGGAGTTCAGGTACTCCTTCAGGTGTGCCAAGGTGCTGGTGTTGGTGGGCCAGTCTCTTTGAGATGCTTAGATTGAGAAGGATGCTCTTGATGAACCGTTCGGATAAGTGCATAGAAGGAAGTTTCTACTGCAGCACACGCAGAATCCTCTCCTATCAGACGCCCAAAAATGTCAAAGAAAGGAAATGGTGTGCCTAATACTGACAAACCTAAATCATGAGTTGATGCCAGAGACTAATATAAGTCTTTTCTCCCGTGACAGCGCCACACTTAGAAAATTTACTCCATCATTTCCTATTCCAGTTAATGTCAAATTGAAAATTGTTGCTTGATAAATTGTTAGCAGGAAATGTTATGTTTTTTCCTtagaggatttctttttctttctttcccctgtcTGAGTTATGTGTGATGTGCGatgtaaaaatacaaaaagaaaagccaaaaaatGTCATTATGTTTCCTCTTTTCAACCTTTATGGTAAAGACAAAGGGTCACAGtgagttcaaaaatatttatcttataaatatTGCATAGAAAATCATAAGTTGAGATAAATGTCACAGAAGCCATTGAAACATATGACCACAGTCAATTTATGAGCAACTTAAAATATAGAAGCTCTCCAGGGTACTAAGATTGCtgtgaaattataaaacattagcTTTCTTTTCAAATATGGCAAGCATCTAGGCAGGAATTCTGAACTCGGGGTCAGTAGATCCGTTGGAAATGATTGTGACACTTATCATGTATGTGCATCTTTCTGGGGTGAAGATCAtaaccttttttcccttttctttttttcttttgtaactttAAGGGGTTGTTGACCTAAGGATAAGAAGATTCTTTGCTCTAAGAGGTGGTTGGACTACAGTGATTTTAAAGTGATTCCAATCCTGAGATTCTTTGAAATcagccttgaattttttttttttaatttttatttattatttatttatttatttatttatttatttatttatggctgtgttgggtcttcgtttctgtgcgagggctttctctagttgcggcaagtgggggccactcttcatcgcggtgcacgggccgctcactatcgtggcctctcttgttgcggagcacaggctccagacgcgcaggctcagtagttgtggcgcacgggcctagttgctccgcggcatgtgggatcttcccagaccagggctcgaacccgtgtcccctgcattggcaggcagattctcaaccactgcgccaccagggaagccccagccttgAATTAATCAAGGGTATTTTCATAGCTGATATGTTGCCGCTAACAAGCAGTGGGTTGGCTGTGTAACATATTGGCTCTTGTTGATTGTTTGCAAATAAGTTGCCCACCAATCACTATCGAGCCTttggccattcttttatttttcttaaatatgcatttatttatttatttggctgtgctgggtcttagttgcgccgtgcatgtgggatctagttccctgactggggatcaaacccaagcccccagcattgggagtgcgggatcttaactgctggaccaccagggaagtccccaagcctTTGGCCATTCTTAATATCTGCTAACAGGATGTAGCCTATTATACCAAATCTCCCTGTAATTGTCACTGTTTAAATAACTGTGTTTATTCCTCAttgaacaagtatttattgaataatattatttgtaaattaattgatttaACATATTTGGTGGGTTTAAATATGTTTCATTGCCTTCCCTAAAGAGTAGATGACATTCTATGAAGGAATATTTCATAATACAGGTCCACAATTTCTCGCTCTCAATTCCCAAATCTAGAAAGCTCTAAAGATAGAGTTTTTTCCATAACTCACTTGCGAGTAAATACGACCTGAATTGAACTCATTTGGCAGTAACATCTGACCTGAACCGGCATGAGGGTTTTTATAGTCATTATTTATCTACTCAGTACGAACAATCATACATTTCGCTGCAGAGACATTAATGTTTGATTATGGAATGCTGACCTGGGACCCTGCTTAAGATATTCTGTAATATGTAATCTGTGTACCGCATTGTCTTCCTAGAATCCCCCAAATCCTGAATTCCAAAATATATCTGCCCCCACAGGCTCTCAGGTAAGAGTCTGTGGACCTAGACCATATATTTTTGCCTAAGAAGCTTTTGTAattctgtgtgtatgtatctattcggtcacatttaaaagaagaacaaagcaccTTTCTCATCTCTCCAAACTGGACTGACACACAATAAATTATTTCTGACCTTTGAGAAATGAACTTTAGAAAGCACTTGTTCACAATTACGCCAAcaggcagagcacgggctctgccCCGCAAGGCGCTGCCTATCAGGGCGTGAACCGAACAGATGAAATGCTGCACACGGATCAGAGAGCCAACCATGAAGGCCCGTGGCCTTCCCATGGCACACGCCAGCCCCCATATGGTCCTTCTGCCCCCGTGCCCCCCATGACAAGGCCCCCTCCATCCAACTACCAGCCCCCACCAAGCATGCAGAATCACATTCCTCAGGTATCCAGccctgctcccctgccccggCCAATGGAGAACCGCACCTCTCCTAGCAAGTCTCCATTCCTGCACTCTGGGATGAAGATGCAGAAGCCAGGTCCCCCAGTACCTGCCTCACACATAGCACCTGCCCCTGTGCAGCCCCCTATCATTCGGCGGGACATCACCTTCCCACCTGGCTCTGTTGAAGCCACACAGCCTGTGTTGAAGCAGAGGAGGCGGCTCATGACGAAAGACATCGGAACCCTGGAGGCATGGCGAGTAATGATGTCCCTCAAGTCTGGGCTGCTGGCAGAAAGCACGTGGGCATTAGACACCATTAACATCCTGCTGTATGATAACAACAGCATCATGACTTTCAACCTCAGTCAGCTCCCAGGGTTGCTAGAGCTCCTTGTGGAATATTTCCGACGTTGCCCGATTGAGATCTTTGGCATTTTAAAGGAGTATGAGGTGGGTGACCCAGGACAGAGAACACTACTGGACCCTGGGAGATTCAGCAAAGCGTCTAGTCAAGCTCctgtggagggggaggaggaggaagacctTCTAGGTCCTAAactagaggaggaagaagaggaggaagtaaCTGAAAATGATGAGGAGATGGCCTTTGTGGGCAAGGACAAAGCCGCCTCAGAGAAGAGTGAGGAGAAACTGATTAGTAAGTTGGACAGGCTTCCAGTAAAGATCGTGCAAAAGAATGACCCGTTTGTGGTGGACTGCTCAGATAGGCTTGGGCGCGTGCAGGAGTTTGACAGTGGCTTGCTGCACCGGCAGATTGGTGGGGGGGACACCACTGAGCATATCCagacccactttttaaaaaaaataaatttatttatttatttttggctgtgttgggtcttcgtttccgtccgagggctttctccagttgcggcgagccggggccactcttcatcgcggtgcgcgggcctctcactgttgcggcctctcttgctgcggagcacaggctccagacgcgcaggctcagtagttgtggctcacgggcttagttgctccgcggcatgtggggtcctcccagaccagggctcaaacccgtgtcccctgcatcggcaggcagattctcaaccactgcgccaccagggaagcccccaggcccACTTTGAGAGCAAAACAGAGCTGCTGCCTTCCCGGCCTCATGTACCCTGCCCACCAGTCACTCGGAAGTATGTCACAGCAGTAGAGGGTACACCAGGGACAACAGAGCAGGAGGGCCCCCCGACCGATGGCCCTCCAGAAAAATGGATCACAGCCACCATGGATGACATGTTGTCCACCCGGTCTAGCACATTGACCGAGGAGGGAGCTAAGAGTGTAGAGGCCACCAAGGAAAGCAGCAAGTTCCCATTTGGCATCAGCCCAGCACAGAGCCATCGGAACATCAAGATCCTAGAGGATGAACCCCACAGTAAAGATGAGACCCCACTGTGTACCCTTCTGGACTGGCAGGATTCCCTTGCCAGACGCTGCGTCTGTGTCTCCAATACCATCCGAAGTCTGTCATTTGTGCCAGGCAACGACTCTGAGATGTCCAGACACCCGGGGCTGCTGCTGACCCTGGGCAAGCTCGTCCTTCTGCACCACAAGCACCCAGAACGGAAGCAGGCGCCACTGACttctgagaaggaggaggagcaggaccAAGGGGTGAGCTGCAGCAAAGTGGAGTGCTGGGGGGCTGCTTGGAGATGCTTCGGGAGAACACCTTGGTCACGCCCGCCAACATTTCGGGGCAGTTGGACCTCTCCCCATACCCCGAGAGCATCTGCCTGCCTGTCCTGGATGGACTCCTACACTGGGCAGTCTGCCCTTCAGCTGAAGCCCAGGACCCCTTCTCCACCCTGGGCCCCAACGCCGTCCTCTCCCCCCAGAGACTGGTCTTGGAAACCCTTGGCAAACTCAGCATCCAGGACAGCGATGTGGACCTGATCCTGGCCACACCCCCCTTCAGCCGCCTGGAGAAGTTGTACAGCACCATGGTGCGCTTCCTCAGTGACCGAAAGAACCCGGTGTGCCGGGAGATGGCTGTAGTACTGCTAGCCAACCTGGCACAGGGTGACAGCCTGGCAGCCCGTGCCATTGCAGTGCAGAAAGGCAGCAACGGCAACCTCCCGGGCTTCCTGGAGGATAGCCTTGCTGCCACACGGTTCCAGCAGAGCCAGGCCAGCCTGCTCCACATGCAGCACCCGCCCTTCGAGCCAACTAGTGTGGACATGATGCGACGGGCTGCCCGTGCGCTGCTGGCCCTGGCCACGGTGGACGAGAGCCACCCGGAGATCACGCTGTACGAGTCACGGCTGTTGGACATCTCGGTATTGCCGTCGATGAACTCATTGGTTTCACAAGTCATTTGCGATGTACTGTTTTTGATTGGCCAGTCATGACAGCCGTGGGACGCCTCCCTccctgtgtgcgtgtgcgtgtgtggagAACCTAGAAACTGACTGTTGCCCTTTATTTATGCAAAACCACCTCAGAATCCAGTTTACCCTGTGCTGTCCAGCTTCTCCCTTGGGAAGAAAGTCTCTCCTagttctctttcctcctccttctcgcCCCTTCTTCCTCCCATCTTTCTATTCCGTCCTCACTTTACTCCCCCTCAGGACCCTGCCCTATTTGAAAAGACAAAGCTCTGCCTACATAGAAGACTTGTTTTATTTTACCCAAAGTTACTGTCGTTGACAgtgagtttggggaaaaaaaataaaaataaaaatggctttCCCAGTCCTTGCACCAAGGGGATGCCACATTTCATAATgtttttaatggttaaaaaaaacaaaaacaaaaaaacaaaaaaccctgaaggACAAAAATGGTGACTGCTGAACTGTGTATGGTTTATTGTTGTACATTCACAATCTCACAGGAACCGAGAAGTTCGCAGTTGTGGACAAACCCCGTTCACTGGAGAGGCCTGTGCAGTAGAGTGTAGACCCTTTCATGTACTGTACTGTCCACCTGATGCTGTAAACATACTGTAATAATAATGTCTCACGTGGAAACAAGAGAAAACGCTGGGTCAGCAGCAagctgtagttttaaaaaatgttgaggagaaaaaaaaaaaaaaaggcttttcccCCACAAGTATCATGTGTGAACCTACAACACCCtgacctctttctctcctccttgatTGTATGAATAACCCTGAGATgacctcttagaactggttttaaCCTTTAGCTGCAGCGGCTGCGCTgccacgtgtgtgtatgtatgacgTTGTACACTGCACATACCCTTGGATCCCCACAGTTTGGTCCCCCTCCCAGCTACCCCTTTACAGTATGACGAGTTAACAAGTTGGTGACCTGCACAAAGCGAGACTCAGCTATTTAACCTCTTGCCAGACATCTGTAAGTTAGTGAAACAGAATCTGATTCTCTTAGCTATGTTGACTGTTGGGGGGGTCTAGGGAGAAaacttgggggtggggaaagggagttTTTCCCTTGTAAATGCCAGTAAGAAAAATGGCTATAAATCTTCCAGTTACAAAAGAGAGAACCCCATTGAAAATAGAATACAATAAGTGACAAATAAATCAAGTATTTTACACATTGACAACTGAACCTGGAGCCTAGAACATGTAGTTCTGACTTAACTAAATTCTGACAATTTTAGAGAAATgcctatttttaaagaataatgatGTACATTTTCATACAGTGTATACCACCTTCATACTCATTGAATTTATGTTGCTAAAGTACATTCCAGCAATCTAGGTGCCATTTAGAAATAAATCAATTTCTTAGAAATATTTGGGAAATAATCTCATTGTTTCCTGTGACACTAGCAAAGAGTGCCCCATATACGTTGCAATTTGAGGCTTAGCACCTTTCTTAGAGAAACTATTATTTATGTCTGATAGTGAAAATCTGAATTTCAAAGGAAATAAGAGGGTTACATCACACCTTCTTGCAGTGCACTGCTCTAGTGAGGCCTGTTACCACAAAATTTATATTGTCCTGTGCTTGCAAGAATGCTTTTTGCAGTACTGTGCTTGGATTGTTGCAGAAGCCAGAGAACTTGGTTCTCTGGCTCCAGTGGAATTCAGTCAATGAAAATTTAGAGTTCATACCTTGTGCCAGGCAGTGTGTTGGAGCTTCCAGTCTTGTGGGGAACAGACAAGCAGTTTGGTGACATGAGTAAGAGATGGACTTAGGAGTCAGGCACCTAGACTTGATCAAGACTGCTTACCTGTTGTCTTGAACAAATCACCTGAGCTCATATGCCTTACCTCCAAAGGGGGCAGAACCTTCCGTCACTAACCAGGCTGTCAGCCTTATGCACTCAGAAACCTGGGTTGGCTTCTCCGGGATGCATTTCTCTGGGTCGGCTCCTGGGGTTGATATATGAAAACCAGAAAGCCAGTTTAATAATGAACTCATATTTATTATAtgagattatataaatattagtcttttgatttataaaatatgattattGAATTTACTTAACTCAGAATTATTTGGAAGATTAAGGTGTGATATCCACCTGTCATGCCCCTGATGCCAGGttgatctttctaaaacactgCTTTTCTCATGACACTCTCGCTCGTCAATCTCCAGGCTTCCGGGAAGGTTAGAGTTCAACGCGTTTGCATTAACCTCCTGATCTGTTCCCGAACTACTTGTCCAGTTTCATCTTCTAATTACTCCATCAACATGAACCATCTGTAACTGGCTATTCATTGTCTAAAAATTCATCGCAACTACCTATATCCCTATGCTTTTGTTCATGCAGTTTTCTTCCCCCTGCAACTTCTCATGGAATGGCCTTTCACACAATTTTATCGCCTTATCCAAGCTCTACTACATCACCAAGCATCTAGATTATGCCACCCCCTCCATCCACTCCCTCCTCTGAACTCTAGAGCTGAAATGTCAGGACAGTAGCCACCAGTCGTATGTGtctattgaacacttgaaatgtggtctCAATTGAGATGGCTATAAGTGTAAGATGTACATCAGATTTCAAAGATTTAGTATAAAAAAAGCATCTCCTTCATACAGTTTTACATCAATtctatgttgaaatgataacacTAGCTTCACCcgttttgtactttaaaaaaaacgtAGCTACTAGAACATGTAATATTAAATATACAGCTTGCATTGTATTTCTATTAGATAGAGCTGGTCTAGAGCCCTTACTTTTGGCCACGTGTCTGGCATGCAGCCACACCTGCCTCATTCTTTGTCACTTTTCACTTGTGGATGTCTGATCTCCCCAGCCAGACTGTGGGTGCCTTGGGGCCAGGCCCAGTGTTTTCAGCTGGTTGTATCCCATACAGCACACTCAGGACACAGTACCCTCAATCTTTCAGGAACAGGTAAACATATGAATCACAACTCAAAAACTACTCACAGAAATCCTCCAAAAAGTTAAGCTCCCCAGGTGTCTTCTGAGCATCtctaatgtgaaaaaaattatttatctgtATAGGTATATTAACACTCAAAAGGTTTGGAGAGACTTGTAAACATTTGCCGCTTGGAGAGGGAGTTCTATGGGTTGCCTGTTTTGAGTAAAATTTATACCTGTTTTGAGTAAAATTTATATTGTCCTGTGCTTGCAAGAATGCTTTTTGCAGTACTGCAAGGACTTACAATTTTCATGTTACCTTTGTCACTTGGTACAGTATTTTTTCAGATCCTCGGAATTTTGTGACTCGgagatgtttaaaaacattagCAACACAGTTACAGGAAGGATGGCACGTTGATGCCACCAGGCCTGGTGCCACACTGAACACTGCACAGTGCTGTATTTCATTCCAGTCTCCAGCCAGGAAAAATCCCTGTAACTGGGATGTAATGGGACCCCCATTTGAACaacagaaagaatgaaaggatttgaaatgaaatgaaagttgTTTATAAGAGGAAATGGAATTAGCACATAGAAAGCTGAGGGGGAGGGCACGGTTTTTCATATGTATCACTGGAAGGATTTTAATACAGAAGATAGTGGCTCAGTCATTAGTTTTCAGATTCCATTGAGATTAATCATGAGTCAAAACAGTAAGAGGGATTTGGGTTAGCTACAAAGGAAACATTTGCTGATAGGACTGGCAATTAAATGATGGGTCAGGTCTTTACATCTCAGATTATGTCTTGTCAGTCTTGGTGGTCTGTACTGATCTAGTTATACCCTTGCTTGAGTATagtggtggtttgttttttttttgtccatttcctttatttattttttaatttaatttttattttatattggagtagagttgatttacaatgctgtgttagtttcaggtgtacagcaaagtgattcagttacacatatatatacaaaccattctttttcagattcttttcccatataggttattacagaatactgagtagagttccctgtgttatacagtaggtccttgttgattatctgttttatatatagtaggggtGTTGTTTACTAGACATATCTAGGTCCTTCCCATGCAGAAAATTCTGCAGTTTTTCTGGGTGACTCAGTTTTACTTAGGTATGCCtattcttaggggaaaaaaaacacacattattTCAGGATTGATCATTGACTCATTTAAACacaaagaattctttaaaaagagcATCTTACTAAACTGTTACCTTTAATggctttagaaaaaaatcactgcagAAAATGTCATTGGAACATCTATTGATGTTTActctttaaaagcatttttaactAGGACCTCAAGATCACAGGTGAGTTTCTTTAGTTAACATAATAGATATTTTAAGTCAGTGAAGTTCCTGTAGATTTGTCTCTGTTCATTAAGTTCTGAACAAAGAAACCCAATGCCTTGCAAGCCACAAAAAAGAGGTAAGCAAAAATACAAACAGCCATTGCTCTCAGCATTTTCATCTCTGAATTGCTATTCCAGGAAAAGGAGAACAATCTAGAGAGTTGCTTTTAGTGTTTAAAACTCAATGCAAAATCGTAGAGTTGAGTTACTTTCCAAATTGACTTACTTTTCTCAAAGTGGCCGTGGGTTCAGAATCATAAACCACTTTTGCTTAGCACAGAGCAAACAGGTTTTTTAATCTGATGTTTGGGAAGAAGACTATTTTATTCAGTTGTGGtttttgtggaattttttgtgtgtgtggaattTTAAGTATAATAATAAGTGAAGGACTGTTTGTTGGGATGCATggggttattttatatatatatatatatttgctattCTTAGTTGTtctttccactttaaaaaaaaaaaaacagggatttTGTGGGTGGAGTTgcaaggaaagggaaaagaaggtCAGGAGGAAGTATTCGAAATGATAGACTGTGCAAAGCTATAAACTTCTATCAGAGCATCTCAGAGGGATTTACAAACAAAGGCTACTGATGAGGATTTGTGGGAAGTGAACCCGAGTAGCAGGGAAACCAACTGACTTCTCCATGCTCACTGGGCACAGCAGCAAATACACAGGAGCCAGAGCAGCCAGTCTTTGGACTGTCTGCTTGAACAAGTTTTCTGCTCTCCTAGAGTAAAAAGTTACCCACAATTCCCACAAGTCAGCTAGCCTAATGATTAGGAAAACTAATTTACAAATAGTTGAAGGTGTAACAGCTCATGTTATCCTTTGCAATCAGGATGCTGAAAAACGGACAAGATCATACAGttaagaactgaaaaataaagaaaaacaggaaaataaagccTGTTAAGAAAGCCCCACACCCCAAATATTAAACTGAACATGAAGACTTTTTATAGGAAAAGTAcagagttaaaaatttttttctactcatAATTATGAGCAATACTGAAATTCTCAGGAAGAAATCCAAACTTAAGACATTTAAAATGCATCATAGGTAAGTTCTGTCATAAATAGGAAGAAAACAGTGTGATCTTGCTAATACTAATTAATAGCTATGAGCCAGGGGatgtggagagagaagaaaacaagaatcCTAAGTATTGAGAGATGTTGAAAATCAGAGCTTTAGGAAACTGTTCATGAGAAGTTAATGCTGCTAGGAAGACAATTTATCTAGAACTAGATGTTCTAGATGGTTCTAGTTCATTCAAGAGGAAATGAAGATGTGCTCAAGAGAAGGGCTGGTGAGTATAGGGTATGTCCAAGGCAAGAACTGGCTTCAGGTACGAGGAAGGTAGAGATGCGCTCAGAGTGAAGGCAACATGTAAGTGAAGACAAAGGTTTAAAGTGTGTAGACAGTTACTTTCCATGCTTTCTTGGGTGCTGCTAAGATGACTGCCAAGATCATGCTCTAATGTTGTCAGCATAGTGTCAGCTTCTCCTTCAGGCTGCTGTTTTCGTCTGTCGTTAGAGCAATTGGATCTGGAAGCCTATTAACTGCTCCATCAAATGACCAAGTCTTATTGATTCAGAAACTATCTCCCACAAAAGGTAAAAAgactattaggaggtaaattaaTCCACAAAGTATCTATTTATAGTATTAATACTTCTTTGATA
Coding sequences within:
- the LOC133093331 gene encoding LOW QUALITY PROTEIN: AT-rich interactive domain-containing protein 1A-like (The sequence of the model RefSeq protein was modified relative to this genomic sequence to represent the inferred CDS: inserted 1 base in 1 codon), coding for MLHTDQRANHEGPWPSHGTRQPPYGPSAPVPPMTRPPPSNYQPPPSMQNHIPQVSSPAPLPRPMENRTSPSKSPFLHSGMKMQKPGPPVPASHIAPAPVQPPIIRRDITFPPGSVEATQPVLKQRRRLMTKDIGTLEAWRVMMSLKSGLLAESTWALDTINILLYDNNSIMTFNLSQLPGLLELLVEYFRRCPIEIFGILKEYEVGDPGQRTLLDPGRFSKASSQAPVEGEEEEDLLGPKLEEEEEEEVTENDEEMAFVGKDKAASEKSEEKLISKLDRLPVKIVQKNDPFVVDCSDRLGRVQEFDSGLLHRQIGGGDTTEHIQTHFESKTELLPSRPHVPCPPVTRKYVTAVEGTPGTTEQEGPPTDGPPEKWITATMDDMLSTRSSTLTEEGAKSVEATKESSKFPFGISPAQSHRNIKILEDEPHSKDETPLCTLLDWQDSLARRCVCVSNTIRSLSFVPGNDSEMSRHPGLLLTLGKLVLLHHKHPERKQAPLTSEKEEEQDQGVSCSKVECWXGCLEMLRENTLVTPANISGQLDLSPYPESICLPVLDGLLHWAVCPSAEAQDPFSTLGPNAVLSPQRLVLETLGKLSIQDSDVDLILATPPFSRLEKLYSTMVRFLSDRKNPVCREMAVVLLANLAQGDSLAARAIAVQKGSNGNLPGFLEDSLAATRFQQSQASLLHMQHPPFEPTSVDMMRRAARALLALATVDESHPEITLYESRLLDISVLPSMNSLVSQVICDVLFLIGQS